A DNA window from Gillisia sp. Hel1_33_143 contains the following coding sequences:
- a CDS encoding iron ABC transporter permease, whose protein sequence is MPKTKKYRGLLLILLVLLVVIAFINLSLGSVSIPLKDILGTFFHGEVSLESHRYIISEYRLPKVFTAILTGSGLAVSGLLMQTLFRNPLAGPYVLGLSSGASLGVAILLMGASLFGGFTATILLSKWSLVLASSIGSLLVLFAVLLASSRLRDTMAILIIGLMFASLTAAVVSVLSYFSSAAQLQQYIFWSFGSLGNLAWNEVGILSIFWFVGIIIAIFCIKNLNSLLLGEQYAKSLGVSISRNRILIIISTSLLAGSITAFAGPIAFVGLAVPHLIKQVIPVNDHSIILLAVILGGAILMLICDIAAQLPGSQYTLPINAITSLIGAPVVIWLLVRKRKFLF, encoded by the coding sequence ATGCCAAAAACAAAGAAATACAGAGGATTATTACTAATACTATTGGTTTTACTAGTAGTTATTGCTTTTATCAATCTCAGTTTAGGATCTGTAAGTATTCCACTTAAGGATATTTTAGGTACTTTTTTTCACGGAGAGGTAAGTCTTGAAAGTCATAGATATATAATTTCAGAATATAGATTACCAAAAGTATTTACAGCTATTTTAACCGGTTCCGGTCTTGCCGTTAGCGGACTTTTAATGCAAACGCTATTCAGAAATCCGTTGGCTGGTCCTTATGTTTTAGGTCTAAGTTCTGGAGCGAGTTTGGGAGTAGCGATATTATTGATGGGAGCTAGCCTATTTGGAGGTTTTACCGCTACCATCTTATTATCTAAATGGAGTCTTGTCTTGGCGTCCAGTATTGGAAGTTTATTAGTTCTATTTGCCGTTTTATTAGCATCATCTAGATTGCGAGATACTATGGCCATATTAATCATTGGGCTTATGTTTGCCAGCCTAACAGCTGCAGTGGTAAGTGTACTCTCCTATTTTAGTTCGGCTGCACAATTACAACAATATATTTTCTGGTCTTTTGGAAGTTTAGGAAATTTAGCTTGGAATGAAGTTGGCATTTTATCAATATTTTGGTTTGTAGGGATAATTATAGCCATCTTCTGTATCAAGAATTTAAATTCTTTACTGCTGGGGGAACAATACGCTAAAAGTTTAGGAGTGAGCATATCTAGAAACAGAATTCTTATTATAATATCTACCAGCCTACTTGCGGGAAGTATTACAGCTTTTGCAGGACCAATAGCTTTTGTTGGGTTGGCAGTCCCGCATTTAATAAAACAAGTAATACCAGTTAATGATCATAGCATAATATTACTCGCTGTAATCTTGGGAGGTGCTATTCTAATGCTTATTTGCGATATCGCTGCGCAATTACCGGGCTCACAATATACTTTACCCATAAATGCAATTACTTCTTTAATTGGTGCGCCTGTTGTAATTTGGTTATTGGTAAGAAAACGTAAATTTTTATTTTAG
- a CDS encoding ABC transporter substrate-binding protein: MRPILILFISLLFLSCKNEEKNEVDSTSQEIGESLKIENAHGFTISKYNGYKILTITDPWPNAEKSFKYLLVEDESKVPSTIEFDKKINIPIKRIVLTSTTHIPSLEALDETEALIGFPGLDYISSETTRALIAENKIVELGKNEAINTEILITLEPDLVIGFAIDGNNKTYNTIEKSGIPVIFNGDWTEESPLGKAEWIKFFGALFDKSEEAEEIYDDIAKNYKEAKQLAQSVDETPLVIAGSMYKDSWFVPYGNSWQAQFIKDANASYIYKDTEGSGSKALSFESVLNDAQNADFWVAPGQFQSYEQLYETSQHYKQFKAVQNKKVFTYSNTMGATGGVLYYELAPNRPDLVLKDLISIFHPELLKDYKPTFFKPLD, from the coding sequence TTGAGACCTATTCTAATTTTATTCATTTCCCTGCTTTTCCTCTCTTGTAAAAATGAAGAAAAGAATGAAGTAGATTCTACTTCTCAAGAAATCGGCGAATCTTTGAAAATTGAAAATGCGCATGGATTTACCATTTCGAAATACAACGGATATAAGATTTTAACCATTACAGATCCTTGGCCAAATGCCGAAAAAAGTTTTAAATATCTATTGGTAGAAGATGAAAGTAAAGTACCATCTACAATAGAATTCGATAAAAAAATTAATATTCCTATAAAACGTATTGTCCTCACTTCCACTACTCACATCCCTTCACTTGAAGCTTTAGATGAAACTGAAGCTTTAATAGGTTTCCCCGGGTTGGATTATATTTCTTCAGAAACTACAAGAGCTTTAATAGCTGAAAATAAGATCGTAGAGCTTGGTAAAAATGAAGCGATCAATACCGAAATTCTTATCACATTAGAACCTGATCTTGTTATAGGTTTTGCCATAGATGGTAATAATAAAACCTATAACACTATTGAGAAAAGTGGAATTCCAGTGATCTTTAATGGAGATTGGACCGAAGAATCTCCTTTGGGAAAAGCAGAATGGATCAAATTCTTTGGAGCCCTTTTCGATAAATCTGAAGAAGCGGAAGAAATTTACGATGATATTGCTAAGAATTATAAGGAAGCAAAGCAACTAGCACAATCTGTAGATGAAACCCCATTAGTCATCGCAGGGTCTATGTATAAAGATTCATGGTTTGTACCCTACGGAAATTCTTGGCAGGCTCAATTCATTAAAGATGCCAACGCATCATATATTTATAAAGACACAGAAGGAAGTGGCAGTAAAGCTCTCTCCTTTGAATCTGTTCTCAACGATGCTCAAAACGCAGATTTCTGGGTGGCTCCAGGTCAATTTCAAAGTTATGAGCAGTTATACGAAACTTCCCAACATTACAAACAATTTAAGGCCGTTCAAAACAAAAAGGTTTTCACTTATAGCAATACTATGGGAGCTACCGGTGGTGTCTTATATTATGAATTAGCTCCAAATAGGCCGGATCTTGTACTTAAAGATTTAATTTCCATATTTCATCCTGAGCTTTTAAAAGATTACAAACCTACCTTTTTCAAACCTCTGGATTAA
- a CDS encoding TonB-dependent receptor plug domain-containing protein, whose protein sequence is MFKKLWVCSALLCTGLSFAQQTKIESLDSVVLIDSKFELKRENSGKVVTKISAKDLEKSAGLTIPDLINKVSGIEINGTRSTDGQNLGYYVRGGRNRQVLILVDGVQLSDPSSIANDFDLRLLPLDQVASIEIVKGASSTLYGSGAATAVINITTKTPKDKKISLQLQSTLGTNQSQNNQDYDIAQFDNSVGVSGKLSKFDYQVNFSNRYSENMSSINSEDETVQFEDDPFSKYNVYARLGYKISDQLKFYFYGNYDKFNADYDDSFMYADANNELESRQVRTGSHWVATYKNGSFIFSDSYTESKREIFSDYPSKYDSKVYAFDACNKYVFNDKFHTVLGVNGVFSSFNSYSIPFGESNFEQTVSEDVADFDIVDPYVNVVYISGTGLNVNAGTRLNIHSEYGSNLVYSLNPSYSFKLGANSLKALTSYSTAYITPSLYQLFDSSYGNTELDPEESSTFEIGLELNTKAFNMNYSLVYFNRNTKNFIDFVTVDPENYISEYQNIGEEFNASGLEFEFSLDPIENLSLTGNYTYTKAEERFALRIPEHKINLKAGYQISDKSYTSLSYQFNDDRTDNFYNNETFANETVVLESYGILDFYYSQQVSDHLKVFAGVDNIFNTEFQELYRYTTRGRNARLGIALNF, encoded by the coding sequence ATGTTTAAAAAATTATGGGTATGCAGTGCATTGTTATGCACCGGTTTGTCTTTCGCACAACAAACCAAAATCGAATCTTTAGACAGCGTAGTGCTAATAGATTCAAAATTTGAACTGAAACGTGAGAATAGTGGTAAGGTAGTTACCAAAATTTCAGCTAAAGATTTAGAGAAAAGCGCCGGGCTAACCATTCCGGATCTAATTAACAAGGTTTCCGGAATTGAGATTAATGGAACTAGAAGCACCGATGGTCAGAATCTTGGATATTATGTTCGAGGAGGAAGAAACCGACAGGTATTAATTTTGGTAGATGGGGTTCAATTAAGTGATCCTTCTTCTATCGCAAATGATTTTGACCTTCGATTATTGCCGTTGGATCAAGTAGCTTCAATAGAAATTGTAAAAGGAGCGTCTAGTACTTTGTATGGCTCTGGAGCTGCAACCGCAGTTATTAATATTACTACGAAGACTCCAAAAGATAAAAAGATATCGCTACAGTTACAATCTACTTTGGGTACCAATCAATCGCAAAATAATCAAGATTATGATATAGCACAATTTGATAATTCTGTTGGTGTAAGCGGAAAGTTATCTAAGTTCGATTATCAGGTAAATTTTAGCAACAGATATTCAGAAAATATGTCTTCTATAAATTCTGAAGATGAAACTGTTCAATTTGAAGATGATCCTTTTTCAAAATACAATGTATATGCAAGACTTGGTTATAAAATAAGCGATCAGTTGAAGTTCTATTTCTACGGGAATTATGATAAATTCAATGCAGATTATGACGATTCTTTTATGTATGCTGATGCTAATAATGAGTTGGAAAGTAGACAAGTTAGAACCGGAAGCCACTGGGTAGCCACCTATAAGAATGGAAGTTTCATTTTTAGTGATAGCTATACCGAGTCTAAAAGGGAAATATTCTCAGATTATCCAAGTAAATATGATAGCAAGGTGTACGCTTTTGATGCTTGCAATAAATATGTTTTTAACGATAAGTTTCATACCGTACTTGGTGTAAATGGAGTGTTTAGTAGTTTTAACAGCTATAGTATTCCTTTTGGAGAATCAAATTTTGAACAAACGGTAAGTGAAGATGTAGCAGATTTTGATATTGTAGATCCCTATGTAAATGTGGTCTATATTTCTGGAACTGGGCTTAACGTTAATGCCGGTACGAGGTTGAATATTCACAGCGAATATGGGTCTAATTTGGTGTACAGCCTTAATCCTTCTTACTCTTTTAAACTAGGTGCTAATTCATTAAAAGCGTTAACTTCTTACAGTACGGCATATATAACTCCTTCGCTTTATCAGTTATTTGACAGCAGCTATGGGAATACAGAACTCGATCCAGAGGAAAGTAGCACCTTTGAAATTGGTTTAGAATTGAATACCAAAGCTTTTAATATGAATTACAGTTTGGTTTACTTCAATAGAAATACCAAGAATTTCATAGATTTTGTAACTGTAGATCCTGAAAATTATATTTCTGAATATCAGAATATCGGGGAAGAGTTTAATGCAAGCGGACTAGAATTTGAATTTAGTTTAGATCCAATTGAAAATTTAAGTCTTACTGGTAATTATACCTACACAAAAGCGGAAGAGCGCTTTGCTCTTAGAATTCCTGAGCATAAGATCAACCTAAAGGCAGGGTATCAAATTTCAGATAAAAGTTATACTTCTTTAAGTTATCAATTCAATGACGACAGAACCGATAATTTTTACAATAATGAAACCTTCGCTAATGAAACTGTGGTATTAGAAAGTTATGGAATTTTAGACTTTTACTATAGCCAGCAAGTGAGCGATCATCTAAAAGTTTTTGCAGGAGTAGATAATATCTTTAATACTGAATTTCAAGAACTTTATAGATATACAACTAGAGGTAGAAATGCACGTTTAGGAATTGCGCTTAATTTTTAA
- a CDS encoding S41 family peptidase yields the protein MKIFKRPLLTLFLIGALTACSDDNNDSPQSITPEPGEPKDLTVERFIYRGLNEIYLYKADVAQLGDNYFASTEDRDDFLDNYDTPEDLFYDGLTAPQDRFSFLVDDYVELEKTFSGISTTTGMSYGLVRFSATSNDIFGYVRYVQPNTSASEAGVKRGDIFTQIDGQQLTVSNYQGLLNQNSYTLGFATLSDSNISENGVTADLTQREYNANPIFIAKTLKVAGQKVGYLMYNSFVSDYDPELNAAFGQFKAEGVKELVLDLRYDGGGSVRTATDLASMITGQFAGQIFSKEQWNKDYQDYFESTEPERLLNKFNTTITNGEMINSLNLTRLFVLTTDRTASASELIINGLDPYIDVVQVGGTTTGKFQASVTLYDSSNFGRANANPKHTYAMQPLVLKSANANGVSDYVDGLIPDIEIFEDIENLGVLGDANEPLLKAALDVIQGNRRSISRDYKLFDPVAESSMNDLNYQRMYIDALPGKVSE from the coding sequence ATGAAAATTTTTAAACGCCCCCTTTTAACCTTATTCTTAATTGGTGCTTTAACCGCTTGTTCTGATGATAATAATGATTCTCCACAATCTATTACACCAGAACCGGGAGAACCTAAAGATCTTACGGTAGAAAGATTTATCTATCGTGGACTTAATGAGATTTATCTTTATAAGGCTGATGTAGCTCAATTAGGAGATAATTATTTTGCCAGTACAGAAGATAGAGATGATTTTTTAGATAATTATGACACTCCTGAAGATCTTTTTTACGATGGCCTTACAGCTCCTCAAGATAGATTTAGCTTTTTAGTTGATGATTATGTAGAATTAGAAAAAACCTTTAGCGGTATTAGTACAACTACCGGAATGTCCTATGGTTTGGTAAGATTTTCTGCAACTTCTAATGATATCTTTGGTTATGTACGTTATGTACAGCCAAATACATCTGCTTCTGAAGCCGGAGTTAAAAGAGGAGATATCTTTACTCAAATAGACGGACAACAACTTACCGTTTCTAACTATCAGGGTTTATTAAATCAAAATTCTTACACATTAGGATTTGCTACATTGTCTGATAGCAATATTTCTGAAAATGGGGTTACTGCAGATCTTACCCAGCGTGAGTACAATGCGAACCCAATTTTTATTGCTAAAACCTTAAAGGTAGCAGGACAAAAAGTTGGTTATTTAATGTATAACAGTTTTGTATCAGATTATGATCCGGAATTAAATGCTGCTTTTGGGCAATTTAAAGCTGAAGGAGTTAAAGAATTAGTTTTAGACCTTAGATATGATGGTGGTGGATCTGTAAGAACTGCTACAGATCTTGCTTCTATGATCACCGGACAATTCGCTGGACAGATCTTTTCTAAAGAACAATGGAATAAAGATTATCAAGATTATTTCGAGAGTACAGAACCAGAAAGATTATTGAACAAATTTAATACTACCATTACCAATGGAGAGATGATCAATAGCCTTAATCTAACTAGATTATTTGTTTTAACTACAGATAGAACAGCTTCTGCAAGTGAACTTATTATTAACGGACTAGATCCTTACATAGACGTGGTACAAGTTGGTGGAACTACTACCGGTAAATTCCAAGCCTCTGTAACCTTATATGATTCTTCAAATTTTGGAAGAGCTAATGCAAATCCAAAGCATACTTACGCTATGCAACCTTTAGTATTAAAATCTGCTAATGCAAACGGAGTTTCAGATTATGTAGATGGTCTAATCCCAGATATCGAGATCTTTGAAGATATTGAAAATCTAGGTGTACTTGGAGACGCAAATGAGCCACTACTTAAAGCTGCTTTAGACGTTATTCAAGGTAATAGAAGATCGATTTCTAGAGATTATAAATTATTTGATCCTGTTGCAGAAAGCAGCATGAATGACTTGAATTATCAAAGAATGTATATTGATGCACTTCCAGGAAAAGTTTCTGAATAG
- a CDS encoding RNA polymerase sigma factor: MNQRTFLRLIDPIQDKIYRLALRLLTSKESAQDASQEIILKLWNHNNKLKDYANIEAFVMTMTKNYCLDQLKSKQNSNVKIVHNNYESREKSSYEQLEIKDEFEHIDKILDALPHQQKLIFQLRDVEQYEYEEISKITKMNETAIRVALSRVRKKIREELLKTHRYGIN, from the coding sequence ATGAACCAAAGAACCTTTTTGAGATTAATAGATCCCATTCAGGATAAGATATATCGATTGGCACTTCGATTGCTAACCTCTAAAGAATCTGCTCAAGATGCTTCTCAAGAAATAATATTAAAATTATGGAATCATAACAATAAACTCAAGGATTATGCCAATATAGAGGCATTTGTAATGACTATGACAAAAAATTACTGCTTAGATCAGTTAAAATCTAAACAAAATAGCAATGTAAAAATAGTTCATAATAATTATGAAAGTCGAGAGAAGAGTTCTTATGAGCAATTAGAGATCAAAGATGAATTTGAGCATATCGATAAAATTTTGGATGCACTACCTCATCAACAAAAGCTGATCTTTCAACTAAGAGATGTTGAACAATATGAATACGAGGAGATATCAAAAATCACAAAAATGAATGAAACTGCCATTAGAGTGGCACTTTCAAGAGTTAGAAAAAAAATAAGAGAAGAATTACTTAAAACACATCGCTATGGAATTAACTAA
- a CDS encoding DUF4252 domain-containing protein: MKKIILLVAIALVSLVSNAQNFQKYESMKDVDAMVMTSKMFKLLAKVDLNSTDPQAQQYINLIEHLKEIKMYTTNKQTIRSQMATDVSSYLSKGSLEQLMRVNEDGKNIKFYSKPGRNENFVSELFMFMEGEKDGKPISVILSITGDIDLTQLSKLATDLKVPGAEELKKVNKKS, translated from the coding sequence ATGAAAAAAATAATTTTATTAGTAGCAATAGCTTTAGTCTCTTTAGTAAGTAATGCTCAAAACTTTCAGAAGTATGAGAGTATGAAAGATGTAGATGCTATGGTGATGACCAGTAAGATGTTTAAACTTCTTGCTAAGGTAGATCTTAATTCTACAGATCCGCAAGCTCAACAATATATCAATCTTATCGAGCATTTAAAGGAAATTAAGATGTATACCACAAATAAGCAAACCATTAGAAGCCAAATGGCAACAGATGTATCTTCTTATTTAAGCAAAGGATCTCTAGAGCAATTAATGAGAGTTAATGAAGATGGTAAAAATATTAAATTCTATTCTAAGCCGGGAAGAAATGAAAATTTTGTGAGCGAACTTTTTATGTTTATGGAAGGAGAGAAAGATGGTAAACCTATCTCCGTAATTTTAAGCATCACTGGTGATATAGATCTTACACAATTATCTAAGCTAGCCACAGATCTTAAAGTTCCAGGAGCTGAAGAATTAAAAAAAGTAAATAAAAAATCTTAA
- a CDS encoding DUF4252 domain-containing protein, protein MKTFKFIGLAVVAVMMVSCNSNQSLQEYYVDNQGDKEFVAVDVPTSLFANTEALNEDQKRTLETVKKVNVIAIPKKPENQEKINIEKDNISKILKDEKYQLLMKFGGSSTKLEVYFTGNEEAVDEIIVYGYNDEKGMGIARVLGDNMNPSDILNLVSSMQKGDINMSGLKEITGIFADKS, encoded by the coding sequence ATGAAAACTTTTAAATTTATAGGTTTAGCAGTGGTAGCTGTAATGATGGTTTCTTGTAACAGCAATCAGAGCCTACAGGAATATTATGTAGATAACCAGGGAGATAAAGAATTTGTAGCAGTAGATGTTCCCACCAGTTTGTTTGCCAATACCGAAGCTCTAAACGAAGATCAAAAGAGAACGTTAGAAACGGTTAAAAAAGTAAACGTAATCGCCATTCCTAAAAAACCTGAAAATCAAGAAAAGATTAACATCGAAAAAGATAATATTTCTAAAATCTTGAAAGATGAAAAATATCAGCTTTTAATGAAATTTGGTGGCTCTAGTACCAAATTAGAGGTGTATTTTACAGGTAATGAAGAAGCTGTAGATGAAATTATAGTTTATGGATATAATGATGAGAAAGGAATGGGTATTGCCAGGGTTTTAGGAGACAATATGAATCCTAGTGATATTTTGAACCTTGTTAGTTCTATGCAAAAGGGCGATATAAATATGAGTGGTTTAAAAGAAATAACGGGCATCTTTGCAGATAAATCTTAA
- the purB gene encoding adenylosuccinate lyase — MTPLTAISPIDGRYSQKTKDLVIYFSEEALIKYRVRVEIEYFIALCTLPLPQLKTVNSDIFSELRNIYLNFSSTDAEAVKEIESTTNHDVKAVEYFIKDRFDQLGLQQYKEFIHFGLTSQDINNTAVPLSLKESIQNVYLPVLNDIIEKINDLSVDWKNIPLLARTHGQPASPTRLGKEMEVYVTRLNAQLKQLKMIPNSAKFGGATGNYNAHHVAYPAIDWKSFGSDFVEKTLKLDHSFPTTQIEHYDNMAALFDALKRINTILIDLDRDFWTYVSMDYFKQKIKKGEVGSSAMPHKVNPIDFENSEGNLGIANALFEHLSAKLPVSRLQRDLTDSTVLRNIGVPIGHTLIAFQSTLKGLNKLLLNEAKIQGDLENNWAVVAEAIQTILRREGYANPYEALKGLTRTNEAINKESMANFIETLEVEESVKEELKTITPQNYTGI, encoded by the coding sequence ATGACGCCGCTTACAGCAATCTCACCTATTGATGGTAGATATTCTCAAAAAACCAAAGACCTTGTAATTTATTTTAGCGAAGAAGCTCTTATCAAATATAGAGTAAGAGTTGAAATTGAATATTTTATAGCGCTTTGTACCTTACCCTTACCTCAGTTAAAAACTGTAAATTCAGATATCTTTTCAGAGTTAAGAAATATTTACTTAAATTTTTCTAGTACTGATGCAGAAGCGGTAAAAGAGATCGAGAGCACCACAAATCATGATGTTAAGGCTGTAGAATACTTTATTAAAGATAGGTTTGATCAACTTGGATTACAACAGTACAAGGAGTTCATTCATTTTGGTCTTACATCTCAAGATATAAATAATACAGCAGTTCCATTAAGTTTAAAAGAATCTATACAAAATGTTTACCTACCGGTTCTTAACGATATTATTGAAAAAATTAATGATCTTAGCGTAGACTGGAAAAATATTCCTTTACTAGCAAGAACGCATGGTCAACCTGCTTCTCCTACACGTCTTGGTAAAGAAATGGAAGTGTATGTTACTAGGCTTAACGCTCAATTAAAACAACTTAAAATGATCCCTAACTCTGCTAAATTTGGTGGAGCAACAGGAAATTATAATGCACATCACGTAGCCTATCCAGCTATAGATTGGAAGTCTTTTGGATCTGACTTTGTGGAAAAAACTTTGAAATTAGATCACTCTTTTCCAACCACGCAAATTGAGCATTATGATAACATGGCGGCTCTTTTTGATGCTTTAAAGAGAATAAATACAATCTTAATAGACCTAGATCGAGACTTTTGGACTTATGTATCTATGGATTATTTCAAACAAAAGATAAAAAAAGGAGAAGTAGGATCTTCTGCGATGCCGCATAAAGTTAATCCGATAGATTTTGAAAATAGTGAAGGAAATCTAGGAATAGCGAATGCTTTGTTTGAACATCTTTCTGCAAAGCTACCGGTAAGCAGATTACAGCGAGATCTAACAGATAGTACTGTATTAAGAAATATAGGTGTTCCAATAGGGCATACACTTATCGCTTTCCAATCTACATTAAAGGGATTAAATAAACTTTTATTGAATGAAGCAAAAATTCAAGGCGATCTGGAGAATAACTGGGCTGTAGTAGCAGAAGCAATTCAAACTATATTAAGACGAGAAGGCTATGCAAATCCTTATGAAGCTTTAAAAGGACTTACACGTACTAATGAGGCTATAAATAAAGAAAGCATGGCTAATTTTATTGAAACCTTAGAAGTAGAAGAAAGCGTAAAAGAAGAATTGAAAACTATAACTCCACAAAATTATACTGGAATCTAA
- a CDS encoding SIR2 family NAD-dependent protein deacylase, translating to MKNIVVLTGAGISAESGIKTFRDVDGLWEGHNVMDVASPEGWARDQENVLNFYNLRRKQLLEVEPNAAHNALRDLEEKYNVHIITQNIDDLHERAGSSNVTHLHGELLKVRSTFDEDLVMDWKTDLNVGDFCEFNHQLRPHVVWFGEPVPKLQHAIEITEEADILIIVGTSMQVYPAAALLDFSPAKIPIYFIDPNPAIYPSKYLEIIREKAALGVPELSKRLLVEAE from the coding sequence ATGAAAAATATTGTAGTATTAACCGGCGCTGGAATTAGTGCAGAAAGCGGAATCAAAACTTTTAGAGATGTGGATGGTCTTTGGGAAGGCCATAATGTTATGGATGTTGCTTCTCCAGAAGGTTGGGCTAGAGATCAAGAAAATGTACTTAACTTCTACAATCTTAGAAGAAAACAACTTTTAGAAGTTGAACCTAATGCAGCTCATAATGCATTGCGAGATCTAGAAGAAAAATATAATGTTCACATTATAACGCAAAACATAGATGACCTTCATGAAAGAGCTGGCAGTTCTAATGTAACTCATCTGCATGGAGAACTTTTAAAAGTAAGAAGTACTTTTGATGAAGATCTGGTAATGGATTGGAAAACAGACCTTAATGTAGGAGATTTTTGTGAATTTAATCATCAATTAAGACCACATGTGGTTTGGTTTGGAGAACCGGTTCCAAAACTGCAACATGCTATAGAGATTACAGAAGAGGCAGATATATTAATAATTGTAGGCACTTCCATGCAGGTTTATCCTGCAGCAGCACTACTAGATTTTTCACCTGCTAAAATCCCTATTTACTTTATAGATCCAAATCCTGCCATATATCCTAGTAAATATCTTGAAATTATAAGAGAAAAAGCTGCACTAGGGGTTCCTGAATTATCGAAAAGACTTTTAGTTGAAGCTGAGTAA
- a CDS encoding START-like domain-containing protein: MEDKVKYEMEFPIQASPSLLYQYISTPSGLSEWYADNVNSRGELFTFIWDGSEEKAKLVSKKNGERIKFRWIEDEDTSYFFEIRIQVDDITKDVSIMVTDFADDEDEIAEGKMLWENMISNLKQILGSV; this comes from the coding sequence ATGGAAGATAAAGTTAAGTACGAAATGGAATTTCCTATTCAGGCATCTCCTTCGTTATTATATCAATATATTTCAACCCCTTCAGGATTAAGTGAATGGTACGCAGACAACGTAAACTCTCGTGGAGAACTATTTACATTCATCTGGGATGGCTCTGAAGAGAAGGCAAAGCTGGTAAGTAAGAAGAATGGAGAGCGCATTAAATTTAGATGGATAGAAGATGAGGATACTTCATATTTCTTCGAAATTAGAATCCAGGTAGACGATATTACAAAAGATGTTTCAATCATGGTTACAGATTTTGCAGATGATGAAGATGAAATTGCAGAAGGAAAAATGTTATGGGAAAATATGATCTCTAACTTAAAACAGATATTAGGTTCGGTTTAG